The proteins below come from a single Ostrinia nubilalis chromosome Z, ilOstNubi1.1, whole genome shotgun sequence genomic window:
- the LOC135086946 gene encoding THAP domain-containing protein 5-like gives MESRNNKKCVICNKRRSRGGSPLLLSRFPLDSDRCRMWVKNAGIEDLAYVPIEKLHQLKFVCGGHFTPESFNAKGTRLKNSAIPTLELSNPILPDEVLTEFPLHVKDSNKENLKTVLYDHSYCIPKKSNPVERVPLTTTTKQLNSTCLGAVDIPDSGISAKTTFEPLPSTSNAPEHMTYKPITHDDKNICHQDAQAEILVHSYKRPKKNIEMKDTSSTFTIKEKRLWRQLQNAKKTIRNIFQNSELSYR, from the exons atggagagtagaaacaacaagaagtgcgttatttgtaataagaggcgaagtcgtggtggatcacccttacttttgagtaggtttcctctggattctgaccg ttgtcgaatgtgggttaaaaatgctggcatagaagacttagcatatgtacctattgaaaagttacaccaactgaagtttgtttgtggtgggcacttcactcctgaatccttcaatgccaaaggaactcggctgaagaactcagctattccaacactggaattgagcaatcccatcttgccagatgaagttttgacagagtttcctcttcatgtaaaagactccaataaagaaaacctcaagacag ttctttatgatcattcatattgcattccaaagaagtcaaatccagttgaacgag ttccccttacaactacaaccaaacaactaaattcaacatgtttgggagctgtggatataccagattctggtatttctgcgaaaacaacttttgaacctcttccttctacttccaatgcaccagaacatatgacctataaacccattactcatg atgataaaaacatttgccatcaagatgcacaggcagaaatattagtccacagttataaaagacctaagaaaaacattgaaatgaaag acacttcatcaacatttacaattaaagagaagaggctttggcgacagttacaaaatgcaaaaaaaacaataaggaatata ttccaaaatagtgaactgtcctatcgatga